One Agrobacterium vitis genomic window carries:
- a CDS encoding LacI family DNA-binding transcriptional regulator → MRPTAKDLAEAAGVSLATVDRVLNERPNVSKKALQKVNDAIEKIGFVRNPAAVLLARNKTYRFQFVLPQKGDEYLRELLVRVEEAGQTARQDLMDVSVKQLATDDPYQLSRYLSSIDEQAVNGIAVMAPESPQVRDALGRLMARGIQVVQFMSGQENLLSADFVGVDNYAAGATAGRLIGRFLPVMPAKIIVIADTMVARDSIERRRGFDSILNVDFPHLRTLPSLETYGDEKRTATIIRQVLEHNREIRAAYIMSPECRVPILAISEYADPRALTVVVHERTPFSEHALRDNVIDAIIAQDPGHAVRSAIRILRARTDMRAPIASQEKIRIEVLLKENL, encoded by the coding sequence ATGAGACCAACAGCCAAAGATCTTGCTGAAGCAGCAGGGGTCAGTCTGGCAACTGTTGACCGCGTCCTGAACGAGCGGCCAAATGTCAGCAAAAAGGCATTGCAGAAGGTCAACGATGCGATTGAGAAGATCGGCTTTGTGCGCAATCCGGCAGCCGTCCTGCTCGCTCGCAACAAAACCTATCGTTTCCAGTTCGTCCTGCCGCAAAAGGGTGACGAATACCTGCGGGAATTGCTCGTTCGGGTGGAAGAAGCGGGCCAAACTGCGCGACAGGATCTTATGGACGTATCCGTTAAGCAGCTTGCAACCGATGATCCCTATCAGTTGTCGCGTTACTTGAGTTCGATTGACGAGCAAGCGGTGAACGGCATTGCGGTCATGGCGCCTGAGTCCCCACAGGTTCGAGATGCTCTTGGTCGCCTTATGGCGCGGGGTATTCAGGTTGTCCAATTTATGTCAGGTCAGGAGAACCTGCTGTCGGCTGATTTTGTCGGTGTAGATAACTATGCTGCCGGTGCTACCGCAGGCAGGCTCATCGGGCGCTTCCTTCCCGTCATGCCCGCCAAGATTATCGTGATTGCCGACACCATGGTTGCCCGCGACAGTATCGAGCGCCGGCGCGGGTTTGACAGCATTCTGAACGTGGATTTTCCGCATCTTCGAACGTTACCTTCGCTCGAGACGTATGGGGACGAGAAGCGGACAGCAACGATCATTCGCCAAGTGCTGGAGCACAATCGCGAAATTCGCGCAGCCTATATTATGAGTCCGGAATGCCGTGTCCCGATACTGGCGATCTCTGAATACGCGGACCCACGGGCGCTCACGGTCGTCGTCCATGAGCGCACGCCCTTCAGTGAACACGCGCTCCGCGATAACGTCATTGATGCGATCATTGCCCAGGACCCGGGCCATGCTGTCCGCAGCGCAATACGCATCCTGCGCGCCCGTACCGACATGCGCGCGCCGATTGCCTCTCAGGAAAAAATCAGAATAGAGGTTTTGCTCAAAGAAAACCTGTAG